The Microbacterium horticulturae genome has a window encoding:
- a CDS encoding HAD-IC family P-type ATPase — translation MDAAAPPPAVPVDDLAGLSSAEVAARVADGRTNAFAADTSRTWWTIVRANVFTLFNAIVFACFAALLVLGHWQDALFGLSAIFNTLVGCYQEIRAKIALDRLALLNAPHARVRRDGADHEIAPGDVVIDDLLVLRAGDQVSADAVVVRENWLEIDESMLTGEAAPVEKDAGDEVLSGSIVVAGHAVARAVRVAGDAYANRFAHEAKRFQLASSELRHSVNRILAWVAWGIGPAALLVTNAQVQIHGGWSHALRTGAWTLAAVDSIAVIIAMIPLGLVLLTSIAFAVGAARLAGQQVLVQELPAVEGLARVDVVCLDKTGTLTYGDIAFDAEHALDTRRAEGWRTALAWFGADPEANATARSLAGQYTAERLPVVEHEITFSSARKWSAATLAGIGGTWVLGAPALVIDDALHRAVPWEGEAAEEGEATLAAAVHELAAGGRRTILLAHSPHPLTPDDVAAERLPDGLHPVALLTLRERVREDAASTLEYFARQGVAVKVISGDDHETVAAIARQVGIDAGSGCDARTLPDDADALADAMDAHTVFGRVTPEQKKNMVVALQKHRHTVAMTGDGVNDALAIKQADIGIAINTGSAATKAVAQLVLLDGRFEHLPHVVDEGRRVIANIERVAVLFLTKTVYASVISILFGALIMRIPFLPRQLSITDGFTIGIPAFFLALLPNARRYRPGFLRRTLTIAVPAGFVVGIGMTVLSRIGREVWQLPMAEVRTASTTLVAILGLWVLVLVSLPLTGTKALIVAAMVAGYLVVIWMPLTTWFFQLVPMRAALLELVWAIGAAGIMLIGIAFLLQRVWLRRTEPLL, via the coding sequence GGCAGGACGCGTTGTTCGGCCTGTCGGCCATCTTCAATACCCTCGTCGGCTGTTATCAGGAGATCCGCGCGAAGATCGCACTCGACCGGCTCGCATTGCTCAACGCCCCGCACGCCCGCGTGCGCCGCGACGGCGCGGACCACGAGATCGCCCCGGGCGACGTGGTCATCGACGACCTGCTCGTGCTGCGCGCAGGCGATCAGGTCTCGGCCGACGCTGTCGTCGTGCGCGAGAACTGGCTCGAGATCGACGAATCGATGCTCACCGGCGAGGCAGCCCCGGTGGAGAAGGATGCCGGAGATGAGGTCCTCTCCGGCTCCATCGTGGTCGCCGGCCACGCCGTCGCCCGCGCCGTCCGGGTCGCCGGGGACGCGTATGCGAACCGCTTCGCGCACGAGGCCAAGCGCTTCCAGCTGGCGAGCTCCGAACTGCGTCACTCGGTGAACCGCATTCTCGCTTGGGTGGCCTGGGGGATCGGCCCGGCAGCCCTGCTCGTCACCAACGCGCAGGTGCAGATACACGGCGGGTGGTCGCATGCGCTGCGCACCGGCGCCTGGACGCTCGCGGCCGTCGACTCCATCGCGGTGATCATCGCCATGATCCCGCTCGGCCTCGTGCTGCTGACCAGCATCGCCTTCGCGGTGGGTGCCGCGCGGCTGGCGGGCCAGCAGGTGCTCGTGCAAGAGCTGCCGGCGGTCGAGGGCCTCGCGCGCGTCGACGTCGTCTGCCTCGACAAGACCGGCACCCTCACTTACGGCGACATCGCCTTCGACGCTGAGCACGCGCTCGACACCCGGCGTGCCGAGGGATGGCGTACCGCCCTCGCGTGGTTCGGCGCCGACCCCGAGGCCAACGCCACCGCGCGGAGCCTGGCTGGGCAGTACACCGCAGAGCGCCTGCCCGTGGTGGAGCACGAGATCACCTTCTCGTCGGCCCGCAAGTGGAGCGCCGCGACCCTTGCGGGTATCGGAGGCACCTGGGTCCTGGGCGCGCCCGCGCTCGTGATCGACGACGCCCTGCACCGCGCCGTGCCGTGGGAAGGGGAGGCGGCCGAAGAGGGCGAGGCCACCTTGGCCGCCGCCGTGCACGAGCTTGCGGCGGGCGGTCGCCGCACGATCCTGCTCGCGCACAGCCCGCATCCGCTGACCCCCGACGACGTCGCCGCCGAGCGACTGCCCGACGGACTGCACCCGGTGGCGCTGCTCACCCTGCGCGAGCGCGTGCGCGAGGATGCGGCATCCACCCTCGAATACTTCGCCCGACAGGGCGTCGCCGTGAAGGTCATCTCCGGTGACGACCACGAAACGGTCGCAGCGATCGCCCGGCAGGTCGGTATCGACGCGGGATCCGGCTGCGACGCCCGCACCCTGCCCGACGACGCCGACGCGCTCGCCGACGCCATGGATGCGCACACCGTGTTCGGCCGGGTCACGCCCGAGCAGAAGAAGAACATGGTGGTGGCGCTGCAGAAGCACCGGCACACCGTCGCGATGACCGGCGACGGGGTCAACGACGCGCTCGCCATCAAACAGGCCGACATCGGCATCGCCATAAACACCGGCTCGGCCGCCACCAAGGCGGTCGCGCAGCTGGTGCTGCTCGATGGGCGTTTCGAGCACCTGCCGCACGTGGTCGACGAGGGCCGCCGAGTCATCGCCAACATCGAGCGGGTGGCCGTGCTGTTCCTCACCAAGACCGTGTACGCGTCGGTCATCAGCATCCTGTTCGGCGCGCTCATCATGCGGATCCCGTTCCTGCCGCGGCAGCTGTCGATCACCGACGGGTTCACCATCGGCATCCCCGCGTTCTTCCTGGCACTGCTGCCGAACGCGCGACGCTATCGGCCGGGCTTTCTGCGCCGTACGCTGACGATCGCCGTGCCGGCGGGCTTCGTCGTCGGAATCGGGATGACGGTGCTCTCACGCATCGGACGGGAGGTGTGGCAGCTGCCCATGGCAGAGGTGCGCACGGCGTCGACGACACTGGTGGCGATCCTCGGGCTGTGGGTGCTCGTGCTCGTCTCGCTGCCCCTGACCGGGACCAAGGCGCTCATAGTGGCCGCGATGGTGGCGGGTTATCTCGTCGTGATCTGGATGCCGCTGACGACGTGGTTCTTCCAGCTCGTGCCCATGCGCGCGGCGCTGCTGGAGCTGGTGTGGGCGATCGGCGCGGCCGGGATCATGCTGATCGGGATCGCATTCCTGCTGCAGCGCGTGTGGCTGCGTCGCACCGAGCCGCTGCTCTGA